In Oncorhynchus kisutch isolate 150728-3 linkage group LG11, Okis_V2, whole genome shotgun sequence, the genomic stretch GTCATGTGACACTGTACTGTAGGTTAAGACAGGCTAGGACTCGAGGCTATACAATACATATCTTGTACGAACAGAAGACGGATGGAGGGCATCAAAAGGTTGAAAACCTCCGTGGCAACGATGAAGGTATGATTTAACACTAAGAGTGGACAAAAGCCTGGTGTAGGTTGTGTAATGCTTAGAAAAGCCGCTGAGAATTCTGGGATGAACGTTCTTCTGGGGAGTGAGACTGACTTAGGCTGGAATGGGAACGTGTCGTGATGATGAGTCAGCGGACAGGGCATAATACTATCAACAAATTATCACACAGCTTTTCCACGAgcgtattctctctctctctctctctgacagaaagCAAACTGAAATCTAGAACATGCTGGCTGGGTTCGAGGCTGTCACTACGGCTGCAATACAGAAACTAACCAGGTGCTTTCTCCTACAGGTGGAGGTTCTAGATGGCAGGACCAGGCAACAGCTGTGTTTTCTAGATAAGGTACAGCATTGTATATCCAAACCCCCATCACAATATGGATTTACTCCAAAGTTCAATGATTCTGATTGAGTTTGAATTTCTCTAGTCGATATTCTTGCGTATTGACGTACGTGTTCTATATTTGCAGGTGGAGCCCCACGTTACAATAGGAGACATCAAGAGACTTTTTCACAAGTCATGTAAGTATTGATTTGTCATTAGTAATTATCCTATAATTGATCAACCGGTCATGATAGAATGTCTAGTAACAATAACTTCATAAAAGGTAACAGCTATGGCCTAATTAAAATATATCGGCTGTACAGTATGGATCAACTTGATCAATTCGATTATAAATGAGAGCTAGTTTGATGAATGCAATAATCTAAAATATCACATCagattaaaaaaaacatggttCAGTGTGTGTAGTCAAGGAAACCATGAAATACAGCCACAGACCGAGCACACGTCTAGAGATCCTGGAACTGTTGGTGGCAATGAGACTACAGCTGAAGTCTACTCCGTTGTGAGGAACTACTACTATAGACCTGAAActaaactctgtgtgtgtgtgtgtgtctgcgtgtgtgtgcgtcagATCAACAGTTGTATCCAGCCAGACAGGACCTCAAGCTCGACCCCAGTAAGTGAATAATGTGTTTAGACTACTGGTACTGTTAGTCTAAATGTTTCTGAAGTGTATTTTTTGTTATTGTTGATGTTTATTGTCACCTATTTCAGCCACAcgcgttgctgacaggtgtataaagtcgagcacacagccgtgcaatctccatagacaaacattggcagtagatggGCCTTACTGGGTTTGGCGAATGCCTGGAAAaccctacctgccccaatgcatagagccaactgcacattttggtggaagaggaaatggtctggggctgtttttcatggtttgggctaggccccttagttccattgaagggaaatcttaactctacaacatacaaagacattctagacgattctgtgcttccaactttgtggcaacagtttggggaaggcccttccctgtttcagcatgacaatgcaccagtgcacaaagcgaggtccatacagaaatggtttgtcgagtttggtgtggaataacttgactggcctgcacagagcactgacctcaacctcatcgaatTCCTTTGGCCTAATCCCCGCTGCAATGTTCCAACTTGTAGTGGAATGTCTTCCCATaagagaggaggctgttgtaGTAGTAAAAcggaggggaccaactccatattaatgcccatgattttggaacgagatgtttgacgagcatcATTTGTCTCTATCAACtccatattcatcatctccatcaTTAACGTGAACGTGAACATACTACGAATGTTTTGTAGTAAAGAACATGTTTTCTAACATCATCCACCAATTAGAAAGCACTGCCTTCTCATAATTGGCTAAAATCACACGATGTACaccgatgatgtcattggaaacacgtTTCTTCCTCTGTTTTGTTTACAAGAGAACATAGAAACGTTCACAGgttgttgatgttggggtggataataatacatgtaaaaaatgtcccgataagtgccttgatcaagggcacattgacacgTGTTTCACCTTGTCGGCACAGGTATTCGAACCAGTGGTTACTGGCCAGATGCTCTAACCtctggctacctgccaccccacttgCTGGgacggcagggtaacctagtggttagagtgttggactagtaaccggaaggttgcaaactgacaaggtacaaatctgtcgttgttccactgttcctaggccgtcattgaaaataagaatttgttctttaactgacttgcctagttaaataaaggtcaaataaaaaataattgctAGAGTGTTGAGTTAATCAGCTTTACATCCTCATTTATTTTGAATCGTTTGATTGCATTGGAATACTTTCAATATTTAAGACTATATAATGTACGAAGTTCACAAGCTAAACAACATAATGTAGTTTAcaacctcccttctcacctcatttgctcacattgtatataaacttgtttatactgtattattgactgtatgtttgttttactccatgtgtaactctgtgtcgttgtatctgtcgaactgctttgctttatcttggccaggtcgcaggtgtaaatgagaacttgttctcaacttgcctacctggttaaataaaggtaaaataaaaaaataaaaaaaatacaaatgtgagATGATTGGGTTGttgtttttaccccttttttttctccccaatttcacggtttccaattggtagttacagtctgaGTCTCATCGTTGCAACTAccatacagactcgggagaggcgaaggtcaagaaccgtgcgtcctccgaaacacaacccatccAAGCcggcactgcttcttgacacaatgcccacttaccCCGGcagccaaccgcaccaatgtgtcagaggaaacaccgtacacctggcgaccgtgtcagcttgcactgcgcccagcccgccacaggagtcgctagtgagcgatgggacaaggatgGGATGcaggccaaaccttcccctaacccagatgacgctgggccaattgtgtgcccgccccatgggtctcccagtcatggccagctgcgacagagcctggactggaACCCAGAatatctagtggcacagctaacaCCGCTGCCCCACTCGAGAGGCCCAGCATGTGCActcttaaagacatgctccagtACTTTGGCAACTAAgaaaagtattttttaaacctcacGCTTTGAGCTGAATGTGTCAAAGTTCAAAGTGCAATTcgagttctagccaatgagcttttccatttaagtcatttagcagacactcttatccggAGAGACCTACAGAAGCAATTAGGGAGAAGTGCCTTACTCAAggacacatcgacagatttttcacctttcggttattggcccaacgctcttaacagctaggctacctgccaccgcatttgagtgacagctagcaagaggtCTGAGCAGCTTTAGGCCTAACGGCTCacacagcagagacagagagatggtgcaCATATCTGTACATATGTGACATAGTATGCATTTTTCAGGGACCTTGGCTATCGAGTGCTACTTTCagaaactactggctaaaaaTAATACAAAAGTAGCGGAGAATCTCTTTAATATAGCTTGTTACTTGAAGCGGAAAGGCAATCTCATTTAGCTGAAACTAAATGGGTCAATATCTACCCCGTTGAGCTTACACTAAAAATTACTTTCAATTATTCCTCCACAGAAGCAGGTTAGGAGGTCACCTTGAGCTTATAGGACAAGAGGACAGGAAACATTGATTGGTTCAAAGGAAAAAATCCATGTTAAGAAGTCTTACAATCCTTGCAAGCCccgccctttttcctccaaacataacgatggtcattatggccaaacagttctatttttgtttcatcagaccagagaacatttctcccagaagtacaatctttgtccccatgtgcagttgcaaaccgtagtctggctttttttgttgtggttttggagcagtggcttcttccttgctgagtggcctttcaggttatgtcgatatatttTACATGGAAGATGAATTCATTGGTCTGTTAGAATAGGAACAATAGAAAACCAATAGAAAACCAAACTCTGCATTTTATTTTCacatcttgttttttttttttttatatatttttcagaAGGAAAATCACTTAAGGACGATGATGTATTACAAAACCTACCAGTTGGGACCACAACAACCATGTATTTTAGGGACCTGGGTCCACAGATCGGGTGGACAATGGTAAGAGCCTATGACATACAGTACTATCGATTCAAACTGCAGGGCCCCCCCGTTTGGACTCTTATGGACGTTAACATTTGATAAGAGCCTCTTCTTTCAGGTATCGAGTTCAGGGTTCATGTTAATTTGACATGTGTAATGAATACATCGGACATCTTACACACCCTCTTCCGCTGTTGGCAGGTGTTTTGGCGGAGTACATTGGCCCCCTGTTTATCTACCTTCTGTTCTATTTCCGAGTTCCCTATATCTACTCACAGCAGGATGCCTTCACCTCCAGCTCCAACTCAGTGGTCACGTAAGTCAGTCTCTAATACACCCAATAACATACTGATTGGCTTCAGATGAGATCCAATCTAACATtaatctgtctctttctttccctccatccAATGTCCCCTTCTCTCGTCCTCACTTTTTCTAtctccccccccactctctctctccccacctctctctctctcgctccccacctctctctctctcgctccccacctctctctctctctctcgctccccacctctctctctctcgctccccacctctctctctctctctctctctcgctccccacctctctctcctccacctctctctccccaacctctctctctcacaatacattgctctctccccccacctctctctctccccccacctcgctgtctctctctccctctccccacctctgtctctctccccctcctctctctctctcccgccacctttctctctcccaacctctctctctctccccttctctctctctctccccccacctcgttgtctctctccctctccccacctgtctctctctccctctccccatctctgtctctctcccctacctctctctctcactccccacctctctcccccacctctctctcccccacctctctctcactctctctctcccaatacatctctctctcccccctcctctctctctccccccacctttctctctccccacctctctctcgctgtctctcgttgctctccctctctcccccacctctctctctccccgcctctcactctctctctccccacctcgttgtctctctctccctctccccacctctgtctctcccccctcctctctctctccccccacctctctctctctctctccccacctctctctctctctctccccacctctctctctctccccacctctctctctctcgtctctctctctctctctctctctccttcagactAGCCTGTGCCTGTCACACCTGCCACTACATCAAGAGATTGATTGAGACCGTCTTTGTGCACCGGTTCTCCCATGGCACCGTGCCTCTCAGGACTACAGTCAGGGTACGGACTTCCTCTGCTCCAACGTGGGCTACTTTACTTCGAAGCCATGTATTTTACAGTATCACTAACGTACTTTACAGTGCTACTTTAAATCTGTGTCATAATttacagtacagtgccttgcgaaagtattcagcccccttgaactttgcgaccttttgccacatttcaggcttcgaaCATAAAGACAtataactgtatttttttgtgaagaatcaacaacaagtgggacacaatcatgaagtggaatgacatttattggatatttcaaactttgtATATGGACAATGACAACCACTGCTCCTCACATTCtcaatacaaaacatacagtcaccTTCTGTCTTTGTCCTAGCAAAGGTTTTTAATACACTGCTACTACTGCAGTACTATCTGCAGTATTATCTGCAGTATTATCTACAGTATTATCTGCAGTACTATCTGCAGTACTACCTGCAGTATTATCTGCAGTATTATCTGCAGTACTATCTGCAGTATTATCTGCAGTACTATCTGCAGTACTATCTGCAGTATTATCTGCAGTACTATCTGCAGTATTATCTGCAGTACTATCTGCAGTACTATCTGCAGTAATATCTGCAGTATTATCTGCAGTACTATCTGCAGTATTATCTGCAGTACTATCTGCAGTACTATCTGCAGTATTATCTACAGTATTATCTGCAGTACTATCTGCAGTACATCTGGATctcattcaaaatatttatttGTACAATATATTGGCCTCCCgattggcacagcggtctaagggcactgcatctcagtgcttgaggcgtcactacagacaccctggtttgaatccaggctgtatcacaaccggccgttgattgagagtcccatagaacgctgcacaattggcccagcatcgtccgggttttggcccggtgtaggccgtcattgtaaaataagaatttgttcttaactgacttgcccagttaaataaaggttagaaaCACTACCAAATTGACAGTGTGAtttactggtgtttccctctctttctgtcagagctgtgtgtattactggtgtctCCCTCTGgttctgtcagagctgtgtgtattactggtgtttccctctctgtcagagctgtgtgtattactggtgtttccctctctgtcagagctgtgtgtattactggtgtttccctctctgtcagagctgtgtgtattactggtgtttccctctctgtcagagctgtgtgtattactggtgtttctctctctgtcagagctgtgtgtattactggtgtttccctctctgtcagagctgtgtgtattactggtgtttctctctctgtcagagctgtgtgtattactggtgtttctctctctgtcagagctgtgtgtattactggtgtctccctctctgtcagagctgtgtgtattactggtgtttctctctctgtcagagctgtgtgtattactggtgtttctctctctgtcagagctgtgtgtattactggtgtttccctctctgtc encodes the following:
- the LOC109875791 gene encoding very-long-chain enoyl-CoA reductase-like; translation: MLAGFEAVTTAAIQKLTRCFLLQVEVLDGRTRQQLCFLDKVEPHVTIGDIKRLFHKSYQQLYPARQDLKLDPKGKSLKDDDVLQNLPVGTTTTMYFRDLGPQIGWTMVILAEYIGPLFIYLLFYFRVPYIYSQQDAFTSSSNSVVTLACACHTCHYIKRLIETVFVHRFSHGTVPLRTTVRSCVYYWTFSAWLAFYINHPLYTPPSYGDMQVNYALAIFVLCEAGNFSIHVALNNLKAEGGPKCRKFPRPTKNPFTWLFFLVSCPNYTYEVGAWASFSVMTQCLPVALFTFFGLIQMTIWANGKHKAYTREFKDYPHLRMPIIPLLL